In Streptomyces sp. P9-A4, the genomic window GCCCGCCGCCCCGCCGCGCCCTGACCAGCCCCACGTAGGTGATCCCCGCCCAGGCCGGCAGCCCGATGGCGAGGATCATCGTCCCTATGAGGGTCGCCACGGTCAGCGACCGAGACGGCCCTCGGCTGCGGCGCTCACGAACTCCGCGAAGGCGGCCGGGGTGGCGAGGAAGGCGGGGCCTCCGGGGTTCTTGGAGTCCCGGACGGCGACGTGAGCGGTGAGGTCCGCGATTTCGATGCACTCGCCGCCGTTGGGGCCGCTGAACGAGGACTTGCGCCAGGCGGCGGACCCGAGTGGCGCGCACTCGATGCAGTTGCCGCCGGTGTCGCCGCTGTAGGACGACTTACGCCACCGCAGGTCCTGGCTGGTGCCCATACCGCTCCTTCATCACGCTTTCAATCAACACCGCCGAAGCCTCCCGAGAGAGGGCCGAGGCTTGCAGCCGAGCGTAGCTGACGGACACCTGCCGAATCACTTGGGAATTGGCGGTCATGTGGGCCGAGTCGTAGCTCTCCGAATAAAGGATGTCGGGGTCGTCCTCGAAGCGCAGAAGGGTGAACGAACCCAGCAGCCCCGGATGCTGACCCACCTCGAAGGGGAGCACCTGCACCTGCACCCACTGGTGGTCACGGAAGCTCAACAGGTGGGCCAGTTGGTTCCGCATGACCTCCGCCCCGCCGATCTCCCGGTGCAGCACCCCCTCATCCAGCACCACGCACAGCACCGGCGGAAGTTCCCGCTCCAGGATGCGCTGGCGTTCCATCCGCGCGGCCACCATCTCGTCCAGCCGTCCCGCGTTCTCGACGCTCAGCACCGCCCCGGCGTACTCCGCCGTCTGGAGCAGGCCGTAGACCAGCTGCGACTGGTACGTCGAGATGTACGTCGCCCGCGCCTCCATCTCCGCGTACGGCTGGAACCACGTCGGGAGCTGGCTCCGCAGAACCAATCCCACGAGCCGCGAGAAGGCGCCGTCCGTCATCAGCGCGGCGTCGAGCCGTTCCGAGAACTGTCGTGTCGGGACCTTCTTCGCCGTCTCGATCTGGCCGATCAGCGAGCCCGTGCAGTAGACGATCTTGCCGAGCTGCGGCTGGTTGAGTCCGGCCTCCTCTCTCAGACGGCGGAGTTCCGATCCGTAGTAGTCCAGCGGCGACGCGCTCGGATCCAGGCTACGAATGTTGACCAAGGTGTGGTCACCCCCAAGCTCACGCGGTGAGGCGTTGTGTTCAGGCCGTAGCCGAGCGTAACGAAGACCGACCACTCTGGTGGCATGAATCAGGCAACAGACCTCTACCCTGCGGCCCTTGCCACGAGCTACCGCATGGCCTTCACCGTCGGTGAGCACTCCGCCGGTCACATGCGCCGCATCCTGCGCATGTTCCTCACGCGTTGGGGACTCGGCCACCTGTCCGACCCCGGCGGCCTCGCCCTCACCGAACTCGTCGCCAACGTCGTCCGGCACGTGCCCGGCCGCCGCTGCTCCGTGCTCATCCTGCGCGAGCCGTACGGGCTCCGGGTCGAGGTCTCGGACGAGGTGCCCGGGGCCGTGTACGCGAAGGTTCCCGCGCCGCTGGACGAGGGCGGGCGGGGGCTCGTCCTCGTGGAGGCCGTGACGGACCGGTGGGGGGTCGACGAACGGGCCGACGGGAAGAAGGTGTGGTTCGAGTGCGACGCGTAGGGCACGATGGGCGCCCGTACCCCCGTACCCGCCAGTAGGAGTCACCATGTCCGTGCCCGCGCCCGAGATCCTTGCCGCCTTCGAGGCCGCGAAGGGCTTCATGCCCGTCGGGGAGGGGATCGCCCTGTACGAGGCGGCCGGCGAGGCCGCGAAGCTCGGGCTGCCGCTGCTGGAGGTCGGGACGTACTGCGGGCGCTCGACGATCCTGCTCGCCGACGTGGCCCGGCAGGCCGGGACGGTCGCGGTGACCGTGGACCACCACCGGGGCAGCGAGGAGCAGCAGCCTGGCTGGGAGTACCACGACGAGACCGTGGTCGACCCCGAGGTGGGTCTCATGGACACCCTGCCGACCTTCCGCCGGACGCTGCGCAAGGCGGGGCTCGAGGAGTACGTGATCGCCGTCGTCGGACGGTCCCCGCAGGTCGCGAAGGTGTGGGGCGGGCAGCTCGGCCTCGTCTTCGTCGACGGCGGTCACACCGACGAGCACGCCACCAACGACTTCGAGGGCTGGGCCCCCAAGGTCGCCCCCGGGGGCCTGCTCGTCATCCACGACGTTTTCCCCGACCCGGCGGACGGCGGCCAGGCGCCGTACCGGATCTACCTCCGCGCCCTGGAGTCCGGTGACTTCGAGGAGATCTCCGTCACCGACTCCCTGCGGGTGCTGCGCCGCCGCTGACCGCCACCGGGGGCGGGGCGGCGGCGCGGGGTCAGAACAGCGAGGTCACGTAGAGGCAGTTCGTGTAGCTGTAGCCCGATTCGATCTTCGCCTTGCTCGACTTGGTGTCCCCCGCCGTGGACGTGCCCGTCGCCGCCCGCTTCTGGAGGAAGTGGTAGTCGCCGACGGGCAGCAGGAGGGTCGCCTTCGGGTACTTCGAGGACGGCCCCGTGCAGGCCTTCACCTTCCCGCCGCGCGGCACGAGCACGCTGGAGTACTTCGTGCAGGTCCCGCACGCCTTGAGGGTGACCTTGCCGGTCATCGGGCCGGTGTAGAGCAGCTCGACGGAGCCGGGCCCGTCGTTGCTCACCACCATCACCATCCGGCCCCCGCCGGGCACCTCGGCCGGCGGGAGGCTCTTGCCCGCCTCCGGCTCCTCCTCCGCAATCTCGGCGGCGATGGCGATGGAACGGGCGTGCGCGGCCTGCGGGCTGTTCGGGTAGTCCTTGGCGTACTGGGTCATGGTCTTGCCCGCGTCGCCGAACTCCTTGCTCCTGAACTGGAAGGTCCCGCAGGAGAAGTCGCCCTTCTGGACCGCCGACGCGGCCTCCTTCGTGGCGCCTTCGACGGCGGGGTCCGTCATGTTGTCCAGGGAGGAGCGGAGCGCGCGCAGCTCGTTGGTGGTGTCGCAGGGGGCGGCCCCGCCGGTGAGCGCGGTCGTCCTGGTCTTGATCGCCGCCCGCACGGCGGGCTCGACGCGGGTCGCGTGGACCGACTTCGGGAAGGTGTCGTACAGCGCGTTCAGGCTCTCGGAGGCGGGCGGGTTCGCCGTCTGCACGCCGAGCGCGGCCGTCCCGCACTCGTAGAGCGAGTGCGCCAGCGGCTCGTCGGTCTTGGCGGGCCGGGCGCCGAGGAGGTCCTTGTCGAAGGTGCCGGGCAGCCCGCGCAGGTGCTTGAGCGGCGCGATGGCCGCGCAGTACTCCTTCTTCTCGTACGGTCCGGAGACCGTCGTGTAGTACGCGTCGAGCCGGGCCGGAACCAGCTTCCCGGCCCGCGAACCCGCGTGCCGGATGCCGAGGTCCTGGTAGTCGGCCAGTGCCTTGCGGTAGATCGGCTCGGCCTTGTCGAAGGCCAGGCCGTCGGCGGACTTCACCAGCTCGTCGGCTGCGGCCAGACGTTCGAGCAGGGCCTGCTCCTTCGCCTCGTCGCGGGCCGCCCCGTACGCGAGCGAACCGCCGGCGGGCACGGCGAGCAGCACGAGGGCCAGCGGCAGCGCGAGCCGACGGAAGGAGTCACCGATCCGGAGGGTCGCGCGCAGTCCGCGCCGGGCGCCGTCGGCGGCGGCGAGGAGCAGGAAGACGCCGTAGCCGACGAGGAGGCCGAGGGGCACGCCGTCGACATCGGCCGGGAGGGCCATGACGAGCAGGACGGCGGTGGCGATCCAGCAGACGGCGGCGCCGATCCAGTTGCGCAGAAGGACGTAGCCGAGGCCCAGGCAGGAGAGGTTGAGCAGGCCGACCATGGCGGCCTGGGCGGGGTTCGCGTCCCCGCGCGGCGGCGTGGGCGGCGTGGGCGGCTGCCCGCCGTACCCGGGGGGCGGGCCGTATCCGGGCGGGCCGTAGCCCGGCGGCGGCCCGTAGCCGGGCGGGGCCCCGGGGGGCGGCGGCGCGGCACCGGCTCCGGCACCGGCTCCCGCTCCTGCTCCTGCTCCTGCTCCTGCTTCCGCTCCGGACCAGCCGGGAGCGGGAGCGGCGGAAGCGGAGGCAGCCGCAGGAGCGGCACCCGCAGCGGGCGGCGCCTCCCACGGCGCGGCGGGCGGCTGCCCCGGCGTCCCGGCAG contains:
- a CDS encoding DUF397 domain-containing protein; the encoded protein is MGTSQDLRWRKSSYSGDTGGNCIECAPLGSAAWRKSSFSGPNGGECIEIADLTAHVAVRDSKNPGGPAFLATPAAFAEFVSAAAEGRLGR
- a CDS encoding helix-turn-helix domain-containing protein; the encoded protein is MVNIRSLDPSASPLDYYGSELRRLREEAGLNQPQLGKIVYCTGSLIGQIETAKKVPTRQFSERLDAALMTDGAFSRLVGLVLRSQLPTWFQPYAEMEARATYISTYQSQLVYGLLQTAEYAGAVLSVENAGRLDEMVAARMERQRILERELPPVLCVVLDEGVLHREIGGAEVMRNQLAHLLSFRDHQWVQVQVLPFEVGQHPGLLGSFTLLRFEDDPDILYSESYDSAHMTANSQVIRQVSVSYARLQASALSREASAVLIESVMKERYGHQPGPAVA
- a CDS encoding ATP-binding protein codes for the protein MNQATDLYPAALATSYRMAFTVGEHSAGHMRRILRMFLTRWGLGHLSDPGGLALTELVANVVRHVPGRRCSVLILREPYGLRVEVSDEVPGAVYAKVPAPLDEGGRGLVLVEAVTDRWGVDERADGKKVWFECDA
- a CDS encoding class I SAM-dependent methyltransferase — its product is MSVPAPEILAAFEAAKGFMPVGEGIALYEAAGEAAKLGLPLLEVGTYCGRSTILLADVARQAGTVAVTVDHHRGSEEQQPGWEYHDETVVDPEVGLMDTLPTFRRTLRKAGLEEYVIAVVGRSPQVAKVWGGQLGLVFVDGGHTDEHATNDFEGWAPKVAPGGLLVIHDVFPDPADGGQAPYRIYLRALESGDFEEISVTDSLRVLRRR